Proteins from a genomic interval of Arvicola amphibius chromosome 10, mArvAmp1.2, whole genome shotgun sequence:
- the Golgb1 gene encoding golgin subfamily B member 1 isoform X3: MALSNSMQDDALERLAEAEKLVVELKDIIRQKDVQLQQKDEALQEERKAADNKIKKIKLHAKAKLTSLNKHLEEMKAQGGAASPTSTEPQPAELLSKHDKNSTEEEMKVEKIKHELQEKEKLISHLQAQLHQAQSEQAVKLDKSSAEMEEFVLMKQQLQEKEEVISTLRTQLSQTQAEQAAQLSSMQQVVREKDARFETQVRLHEDELLQLVTQADVETEMQQKLRVMQRKLEEHEEALLGRAQVVDLLQQELTLAEQRNQTLSQQLQQLEAENGTLKSTMETERHESKILMEKVEFEVAERKLSFHNLQEEMHQLQGQLERSGQAQAELETQYSALEQKYRADMEEKTACISSLQKSQQELRSACDALKEENSELLREKSEQAAGSARAIQQLEDQLQQKSKEIRQFINKQNLQKHETASQTSLPDVCNEGIQAATEETISSLQKRVMELESERGALLLSSAELEELKAENEKLSSQIALLENQNRAGEAYGAVGEVSTADVTQFSKSNYAEESRQDVPENIFSQKHKELSVLLVEMKEAQEEIAFLKSQLQGKRPDGDSEVLDQKEVKLMESEGALSVTARDNPLVLSEESGVPGPELEEQVSTEEQPPTPEAGSPRDAAVELSSTKMDGVDTPPSAPGLCQCHQDELESLKTQILELETRLHEAKEIYEKNLDEKAKEISSLTQLTEEFKKDAEDAHSLLTTLSGEKDQLLSRVAELDVLPELRARVRELESSLAETEKQRGLDYESQKTQHNLLTEQIHSLSVEGKSKDVKIEALQKELDNMQLQSSQQGTQIKTLQSQLQRKESEVLEGAEHAKDIADKMEGLSQALSQKELEIAKMDQLLQEKKKDVETLQKTIQEKEQQVTELSFSMTEKMVQLNEEKFSLGVEIKTLKEQLNLLSRAEEAQKEQAGETHGAVSNHSQDEASPAGLVSKEGLQQELELLRKESEQRKRKLQAALVHRKELLQKVNTLEEELANMREEYRKEMALRESERRKLEKEGENKDDPEKCGTSKCRELEVSLKQTLSAKEVELERVKKDLKEKTAAEEELQAVVQRMDQNLQEKAKQIDLLQTEITEHQATIQKLAVGSKDAGDGDSAAPVKEAVVSSPPSAGSGEYREPELESKIAALEKEKEQLQKKLQEALASRKVILKKAQERERLLKEELRKQKDSYSLLQEQFDEQSKENETIGDQLRQLKIEVRESMDRKFPGTGQQEPGLPTEGLEEVSLEDADQQPVQAAAESDLHTTKPARPGDAGALQATVSVAQIKAQLKEMEVEKEELELKISSTTSELTQKSEEVFLLQEQISKQGLEIQNLKAASHEAEAHAESLQQELESSQLKLAGLEHLRTLQPELDALQKHIQQKEEEVSYLSGQLSEKEQALTKVQAEMMEQEHLISALHTQLEMQAKEHEERLKQFQVELCELKQKSEEGEEETKAKQQIQRKLQAALISRKEALKENKNLQEELSSARDAVEHLTKSLADMESQVSVQNREKDAFLEKLALLQEERDKLIVEMDKSLLENQSLGGSCESLKLALEGITEEKEKLMKELESLRCSKAEESTEWQEKHRELQKEHEVLLQSYENASNEVERIQHVVESVRQEKQELYGKLRSTETDKREMEKQLQDAEQEMEEMKEKMRKFAKSKQQKILELEEENDRLRAEAQPLGGAKESMDALLSSNSSLKEELERVQLEYKTLSKEFDALMAEKNILSEEIQDLKHRGEESVLKQASLDATEKFDEQKDVTEEETQAMAGKLQEQDTQSVSVKLEDSEGLSANSAKPGTSETFSSHDDINNHLQQLYQLKGRIAELEMEKQSDRELSQTLENEKNALLSQISAKDGELKLLEEEVIKINTLNQQIQEELSRVTKLKEMAEEEKDDLEERLMNQLAELNGSIGNYYQDVTDAQIKNEQLESEMQNLKKCMSDLEEEKQQLVKEKTKVESEIRKEYLEKIQGAQKGPGNKSHAKELQELLKEKQLEVKQLQRDCIRYQERISTLEKTVKALEFVQTESQKDLDVTKGNLAQAVEHRRKAQEELSSFKVLLDDTQSEAARVLADNLRLKKELQSNKEAVKSQMKQKDEDLVRRLEQAEEKHMDEKKNMREKLDALHREKVRMEDTLAEIQVTLSQKDKAMKQLQESLDSTVAQLAAFTKSMSSLQDDRDRVIEEAKKWEQKFGDAIQTKEEEIRLKEENCVVLKDQLRQMTTRAEELKINISRLEHDKEIWSSKAQTELQHQQEVCDTLQGENKELMSQLEETLQLYHNSTNGLAKLESELKSLKDQSTDLNDSLEKCKEDKKNLEGIIKQQEADIQNCKFNYEQLETDLKASRELTGRLQDEINVKEQKVISLLSGKEEAIQAAIAELQQQHNKEIKKLENLLSQEEEENVALEEENKKAVEKTNQLMETLENIKKENLEQRAQLDSFVKSMSSLQDDRDRIISDYQQLEDRHLSIILEKDQLIQEAAAENNKLKEEIRGLRNHMDDLNSENAKLDAELIQYRQDLNEVISIKDCQQKQLLEAQRQQNKELKNEYEKLEEKLKGLEEARQSLQQSSDALQGEKRGLSTEIESLKRQVAALQEEGTLGAQLKAKEEEVQRLNVALSSSQKRTADLEEELISVQKEATRKVNEIEDELKKELKHLHHDAGIMRNETETAEERVAELARDLVEMEQKLLLVTKENKDLTAQIQSFGRSMSSLQDSRDHATEELGNLKKKYEASLKELAQLKEHKDVSRESDLLSQAAFPLTTAEDSFSRLEKLNQQLISKDKQLLHLSSQLEDSHNKMQSFSKAMASLQSERDHLWSELQTLRKSEEGKQRAAAPAPASSPVEVQSLKKAMSSLQNDRDRLLKELKTLQQQYLLRNQEVTELRPLKAQLQEYQEQTEMMEEELRRESLAWQHELHQLRMEKNTWELHEKRMKEQYIMTIADKDEQLSHLQSLLRSSSQTQSLPAQYQRQASPETSVSIDGSQNLVYETELLRAQLNDSLKEIHQKELRIQQLNSKFSQLLEEKNTLSIQLSDASQSLRENQHHYSDLSKHCAALEKQVQELQAGPPNVDDVPGAPQEMNGKRKRDPEATEELQPRLSEVQQQLCSTKQEVSELKKLLEEERDQRLAIENALSLAEEQIRRLEQSEWDSARTPIIGACGSQETSVLIDIPGSSCRRTRSGAGWKRVLRSLCHSRTRVPLLATIYFLMVHVLLILCFTGHL; this comes from the exons AAATTGAGGGTGATGCAAAGGAAACTTGAGGAACATGAAGAAGCCTTGCTGGGCCGTGCTCAGGTTGTAGACTTGCTGCAGCAGGAGCTGACTTTGGCCGAACAGAGAAACCAG aCTCTTTCACAACAGTTACAGCAGTTGGAAGCTGAAAATGGTACTTTAAAGAGCACCATGGAAACAGAGAGACATGAGTCCAAGATTCTGATGGAGAAGGTAGAATTTGAAGTGGCAGAGAGAAAACTATCCTTCCATAACCTGCAGGAAGAGATGCATCAGCTTCAGGGACAGCTGGAGCGATCCGGCCAAGCCCAGGCTGAGCTAGAGACTCAGTACAGTGCTCTTGAGCAAAAATACAGAGCAGACATGGAGGAGAAGACTGCTTGCATTTCGAGTCTTCAGAAGTCCCAGCAAGAGCTGCGCTCTGCCTGCGATGCCCTGAAGGAGGAAAACTCGGAGCTGCTCCGAGAGAAGAGTGAACAGGCTGCCGGGTCAGCCCGGGCCATTCAGCAGCTGGAAG atCAACTCCAGCAAAAATCTAAAGAAATTAGACAATTTATAAATAAGCAAAACTTGCAAAAACATGAAACAGCATCTCAGACTTCTTTACCAGATGTCTGTAATGAGGGCATACAG GCAGCCACAGAGGAGACTATCTCCTCTTTGCAGAAGAGAGTGATGGAGCTAGAGAGTGAAAGGGGAGCCTTGCTCCTTAGTTCCGCAGAGCTGGAGGAGCTGAAAGCTGAGAATG AAAAGCTGTCCTCTCAAATTGCTCTTCTGGAGAATCAGAATAGAGCAGGGGAGGCCTACGGCGCAGTCGGCGAG GTCAGCACAGCTGATGTTACTCAGTTCAGCAAGAGCAATTACGCTGAAGAAAGTAGACAAGAtgtcccagaaaatatattttctcagaaACATAAAGAGCTATCAGTTTTATTAGTGGAAATGAAAGAAGCTCAGGAGGAAATTGCATTTCTTAAGTCACAGCTTCAGGGCAAGAGGCCAGACGGGGACTCTGAGGTCCTGGACCAGAAAGAAGTGAAGCTGATGGAGAGTGAAGGAGCCCTTTCGGTGACAGCAAGGGACAACCCGTTGGTGCTCAGTGAAGAGAGTGGCGTCCCAGGGCCTGAGCTAGAGGAGCAGGTGAGCACTGAAGAGCAGCCTCCAAcacctgaggcagggtctccacGTGATGCTGCAGTAGAATTGAGCTCCACGAAAATGGATGGTGTGGACACGCCCCCCTCCGCACCAGGTCTTTGCCAGTGTCACCAGGATGAACTGGAAAGTCTGAAAACTCAAATTTTGGAGCTGGAGACAAGACTTCATGAGGCAAAAGagatttatgaaaaaaatttagaTGAGAAAGCTAAGGAAATTAGTAGCCTAACCCAGCTAACTGAAGAATTTAAGAAGGATGCAGAGGATGCCCACAGCTTGCTCACTACTTTGTCTGGGGAAAAAGACCAGCTTCTTTCTCGGGTGGCAGAGCTTGATGTCTTACCTGAACTGAGGGCTCGGGTCCGAGAACTGGAAAGCAGccttgcagaaacagaaaaacaaagaggtcTGGACTACGAAAGCCAAAAGACTCAGCACAACCTGCTCACAGAACAGATCCACAGCCTCAGCGTAGAAGGCAAGTCTAAGGATGTGAAAATTGAAGCTTTACAGAAAGAACTGGATAACATGCAACTACAGTCTTCTCAACAGGGCACACAGATAAAAACCCTGCAAAGCCAGctacagaggaaagaaagtgaGGTGTTAGAGGGGGCAGAGCACGCGAAGGACATCGCAGATAAGATGGAAGGCCTTTCACAGGCTCTTTCACAGAAGGAACTAGAAATAGCCAAAATGGACCAACtcttacaagagaaaaagaaagatgtggaGACACTCCAGAAAACCATCCAGGAGAAGGAGCAACAAGTGACAGAACTCAGCTTCAGTATGACAGAGAAAATGGTTCAGCTTAATGAAGAGAAATTTTCTCTTGGTGTTGAAATTAAAACTCTGAAGGAGCAGCTCAATTTGTTGTCCAGAGCTGAAGAAGCACAAAAGGAGCAGGCAGGAGAAACTCATGGAGCCGTTTCTAATCACAGTCAGGATGAGGCAAGCCCAGCGGGGCTGGTGAGTAAAGAGGGGCTTCAGCAGGAACTGGAGCTTCTGAGGAAAGAGAGcgagcagaggaagaggaagctccAGGCAGCACTTGTCCACCGGAAGGAGCTCCTACAAAAAGTCAATACCCTGGAAGAGGAGTTAGCCAACATGAGAGAGGAGTATAGGAAAGAGATGGCACTcagagagagcgagaggagaaagctggagaaagagggagagaacaaGGATGACCCAGAAAAATGTGGAACTTCTAAGTGTCGAGAACTAGAAGTTTCTTTGAAACAGACACTATCCGCAAAAGAAGTGGAACTAGAACGTGTAAAGAAAGACTTGAAGGAAAAGACGGCAGCAGAAGAAGAACTGCAGGCTGTGGTCCAACGGATGGATCAGAACTTGCAAGAAAAGGCAAAGCAAATAGATTTGCTTCAAACAGAGATCACTGAACACCAAGCAACTATTCAAAAATTAGCCGTAGGCTCCAaggatgctggggatggagacTCGGCAGCACCTGTAAAAGAAGCGGTGGTGAGCAGCCCACCCAGTGCAGGTAGTGGAGAATACAGGGAGCCAGAACTGGAGAGCAAGATAGCAGCccttgaaaaggaaaaggaacaactTCAAAAGAAGCTTCAGGAAGCCTTAGCTTCCCGGAAGGTGATTCTAAAAAaggcacaagagagagagagacttctaaAGGAGGagctcaggaaacagaaagactcTTACAGTCTCCTTCAGGAGCAATTTGATGAGCAGAGTAAGGAAAATGAGACCATTGGGGACCAGCTAAGGCAACTCAAGATTGAAGTGAGGGAGTCTATGGACAGAAAGTTCCCAGGTACTGGCCAGCAAGAGCCTGGTCTTCCCACTGAAGGCTTAGAAGAGGTTTCACTTGAAGACGCGGACCAGCAGCCCGTCCAAGCTGCTGCAGAGTCTGACCTACACACAACTAAGCCTGCTCGCCCTGGAGATGCAGGAGCTCTCCAGGCTACCGTTTCTGTTGCCCAGATTAAGGCCCAGCTGAAAGAAATGGAGGTTGAGAAAGAAGAGCTGGAATTGAAAATTAGTTCTACAACAAGTGAGCTGACCCAAAAATCAGAAGAAGTATTTCTGTTACAAGAGCAGATAAGTAAACAGGGTTTAGAAATCCAGAATTTGAAGGCAGCCTCCCATGAAGCCGAGGCCCACGCAGAAAGCCTGCAGCAGGAATTGGAAAGCAGCCAACTCAAacttgctggcctggaacatcTGAGAACATTACAGCCTGAACTAGATGCACTGCAAAAGCACATacaacagaaggaagaagaggtcaGCTACCTGTCTGGACAGCTTAGTGAGAAAGAACAGGCCCTCACCAAAGTCCAGGCAGAGATGATGGAACAGGAACATTTGATCAGTGCCCTGCACACACAGCTGGAAATGCAGGCTAAGGAGCATGAGGAGAGGCTAAAGCAGTTCCAGGTGGAACTTTGTGAGCTgaagcagaagtcagaagagggcgaGGAAGAAACTAAAGCAAAGCAGCAGATACAGAGGAAACTGCAGGCGGCCCTCATCTCCCGAAAGGAGGcgctgaaagaaaacaagaatctgCAAGAGGAATTGTCTTCAGCTAGAGATGCTGTAGAACACCTGACCAAGTCTCTCGCAGATATGGAAAGCCAGGTTTCTGTTCAAAATAGAGAGAAAGATGCATTCCTAGAAAAGTTAGCCCTTcttcaggaagaaagagacaaacTCATTGTAGAAATGGACAAGTCTTTACTCGAAAACCAAAGCCTCGGTGGCTCTTGTGAAAGCCTGAAACTAGCTCTGGAGGGTATTAccgaagaaaaggaaaaactgatGAAGGAACTTGAATCTCTGAGATGCTCTAAGGCTGAAGAGAGCACCGAGTGGCAAGAGAAGCACAGGGAGCTGCAGAAGGAACATGAAGTTCTTCTGCAGTCCTACGAGAACGCAAGCAACGAAGTAGAAAGGATCCAGCACGTGGTGGAAAGTGTGAGGCAAGAGAAGCAAGAATTATATGGGAAGTTACgaagcacagagacagacaaaaggGAGATGGAAAAGCAGCTGCAGGATGCGgaacaggaaatggaagagatgaaagaaaagatgagaaagtTTGCCAAATCTAAACAACAGAAGATCCTCGAGCTGGAGGAAGAAAACGACCGGCTTAGAGCAGAGGCTCAGCCTCTAGGAGGAGCCAAGGAAAGCATGGATGCTCTTCTTTCTTCAAATTCCAGCCTGAAGGAGGAACTAGAAAGGGTACAATTAGAGTATAAAACCCTTTCTAAGGAGTTTGATGCTTTAATGGCagagaaaaacattctgagtgaagAGATTCAAGATCTGAAGCATCGAGGAGAAGAGAGTGTACTGAAACAAGCTAGCCTAGATGCCACTGAGAAATTCGATGAACAAAAGGATGTCACTGAAGAAGAAACACAAGCTATGGCAGGCAAATTGCAAGAGCAAGATACTCAGAGTGTGAGCGTTAAACTTGAAGATTCGGAAGGTCTTTCAGCAAACAGTGCCAAGCCTGGCACTAGTGAGACTTTCAGCTCCCATGATGACATCAATAATCACCTCCAGCAGCTTTACCAACTCAAGGGAAGAATCGCTGAGTTGGAGATGGAGAAACAGAGTGACAGGGAGCTTAGCCAGACactagaaaatgagaaaaatgcccTCCTGAGTCAAATATCGGCAAAGGATGGCGAACTAAAACTACTTGAGGAAGAAGTCATCAAGATAAACACGTTAAACCAGCAAATTCAAGAAGAACTTTCCCGAGTCACCAAGCTGAAAGAGAtggcagaagaagaaaaggatgatTTAGAAGAAAGGTTAATGAACCAACTGGCAGAACTTAATGGAAGCATTGGGAATTATTACCAGGATGTTACGGATGCCCAAATAAAAAACGAGCAACTAGAATCTGAGATGCAGAACCTTAAAAAGTGCATGAGTGacttagaagaagaaaagcagcagtTGGTTAAGGAGAAAACCAAGGTGGAGTCAGAAATACGGAAGGAGTATTTAGAGAAGATACAAGGTGCCCAGAAAGGACCTGGCAATAAGAGCCATGCAAAGGAGCTCCAGGAGCTGCTGAAAGAAAAGCAGCTCGAGGTAAAGCAGCTGCAGAGGGACTGCATTAGGTACCAGGAGAGGATCAGCACTTTGGAGAAGACGGTTAAGGCCTTAGAGTTTGTTCAGACTGAATCCCAAAAAGATCTGGATGTGACCAAAGGAAATCTGGCGCAAGCAGTTGAGCATCGCAGAAAGGCACAAGAGGAACTATCTAGCTTCAAGGTGCTGCTCGATGACACGCAAAGCGAAGCTGCGAGAGTGCTAGCGGACAACCTCCGACTGAAAAAGGAGCTTCAGTCTAACAAAGAAGCCGTCAAAAGCCAGATGAAGCAGAAAGATGAAGATCTGGTGCGAAGACTGGAGCAGGCGGAAGAAAAGCACATGGACGAGAAGAAGAACATGCGAGAGAAGCTGGACGCTTTGCACAGAGAGAAGGTCCGCATGGAAGACACGCTTGCAGAGATCCAGGTCACcctgtcccagaaagacaaagcaatGAAACAGCTGCAGGAGAGCCTGGACAGCACTGTGGCTCAGCTCGCAGCCTTTACTAAGAGCATGTCATCCCTCCAGGATGACCGTGACAGGGTAATCGAGGAAGCCAAGAAATGGGAGCAGAAGTTTGGTGATGCCATTCAAACCAAGGAAGAAGAGATCAGACTAAAAGAGGAGAATTGCGTGGTTCTAAAGGATCAGCTGCGACAAATGACCACCCGTGCAGAAGAATTGAAGATCAATATCTCCAG ACTTGAACATGACAAGGAAATCTGGTCGTCCAAGGCCCAGACAGAGCTCCAACATCAACAGGAAGTTTGTGATACCCTGCAGGGGGAAAACAAAGAGCTGATGTCCCAGTTAGAAGAGACTCTGCAGCTGTACCACAATTCTACAAATGGATTAGCTAAATTGGAGTCAGAACTTAAGAGTCTCAAAGACCAGTCAACTGACTTAAATGACtctttagaaaaatgtaaagaagataagaaaaattTGGAAGGAATTataaaacagcaagaagctgatATCCAGAATTGTAAATTCAATTATGAACAACTTGAGACTGATCTAAAGGCCTCCAGAGAGCTGACCGGTCGGTTGCAGGATGAAATCAATGTGAAGGAACAGAAGGTTATAAGCCTGCTTTCTGGCAAGGAGGAGGCGATCCAGGCAGCTATTGCTGAACTGCAGCAGCAACACAATAAAGAGATCAAAAAACTAGAAAATCTGTTgtcccaggaggaagaggagaatgtcgccttagaagaagaaaacaagaaagctgTTGAGAAAACCAACCAGCTCATGGAAACACtggaaaacatcaagaaagagAACCTAGAGCAGAGGGCTCAGCTGGATTCCTTTGTTAAGTCCATGTCCTCGCTCCAGGATGACCGAGACCGCATCATAAGTGACTACCAGCAGCTGGAAGATCGACATCTCTCTATAATCTTAGAAAAAGACCAACTCATCCAAGAAGCTGCCGCTGAGAATaacaaactgaaggaagaaattcGAGGGCTGAGAAATCATATGGATGACCTCAATTCCGAGAATGCCAAGCTGGATGCCGAACTGATCCAGTACAGGCAAGACCTGAACGAAGTGATATCCATAAAGGACTGTCAGCAAAAGCAACTGCTTGAGGCTCAGCGACAGCAAAATAAGGAGctgaaaaatgaatatgaaaaactAGAAGAGAAGCTGAAGGGGTTGGAAGAAGCAAGGCAAAGCCTACAACAGTCCTCAGATGCCCTCCAAGGGGAGAAACGAGGCTTGTCTACAGAGATTGAGAGCTTGAAGAGACAAGTGGCAGCCTTGCAGGAAGAAGGTACCCTAGGTGCCCAactgaaagcaaaagaagaagaggTTCAAAGGCTAAATGTGGcgctctcctcttcccagaagagaACTGCAGACCTGGAAGAGGAGTTAATTAGTGTTCAGAAGGAAGCTACCAGGAAGGTCAATGAAATCGAGGACGaactgaagaaggagctgaaacATCTCCATCATGATGCAGGGATAATgcgaaatgaaacagaaacagcagaagaGAGGGTGGCAGAGTTGGCCAGAGACCTGGTCGAGATGGAACAGAAGCTACTCCTGGTAACCAAAGAGAATAAAGATCTTACCGCACAGATCCAGTCTTTCGGAAGGTCAATGAGCTCCTTGCAGGACAGCAGAGATCATGCCACTGAGGAGCTTGGTAACCTGAAGAAGAAGTACGAGGCCAGTCTGAAGGAGCTGGCCCAGCTGAAAGAGCACAAGGACGTAAGCAGAGAGAGTGACCTTCTTTCCCAAGCTGCCTTTCCCCTGACCACCGCTGAGGACAGCTTCTCCCGCCTTGAGAAATTGAACCAGCAGCTCATATCCAAAGACAAACAATTGCTTCACTTGTCTTCACAGCTAGAAGATTCTCACAACAAAATGCAGTCTTTTTCCAAAGCCATGGCCAGTCTCCAGAGTGAGAGAGATCACCTGTGGAGTGAGCTGCAGACACTCCGGAAGtcagaggaaggaaagcagagggcTGCAGCCCCTGCACCTGCCTCTAGCCCTGTTGAAGTGCAGAGCTTGAAAAAAGCCATGTCTTCGCTGCAGAACGACAGAGATCGATTA CTGAAGGAACTGAAGACCCTGCAGCAGCAGTACTTACTGAGGAATCAGGAGGTCACTGAGCTACGGCCACTGAAGGCTCAGCTCCAGGAGTATCAAGAGCAgacagaaatgatggaggaggaacTTAGGCGGGAAAGCCTGGCCTGGCAGCATGAGCTACATCAGCTCAG AATGGAAAAGAATACCTGGGAACTTCATGAGAAGAGGATGAAGGAGCAGTACATTATGACCATCGCAGATAAAGATGAGCAGCTCAGTCATCTGCAGAGTCTCCTGAGGTCCTCCTCCCAAACCCAGAGTCTCCCTGCACAGTATCAGAGACAG GCATCCCCAGAAACTTCAGTCTCCATCGATGGCTCACAAAACCTTGTTTATGAGACAGAACTTCTCAGGGCACAGCTCAATGACAGCTTAAAGGAAATTCACCAGAAGGAATTAAGAATTCAGCAGCTGAACAGCAAG TTCtctcagctgctggaggagaagaaTACCCTATCCATCCAGCTCAGCGATGCCAGCCAGAGTCTCCGCGAGAACCAGCACCACTACAGTGACCTCTCCAAGCACTGCGCTGCCCTGGAGAAGCAGGTGCAGGAGCTGCAGGCG GGGCCACCAAATGTAGATGATGTTCCAGGAGCACCCCAGGAAatgaatggaaagagaaagagggatcCGGAGGCCACAGAGGAGCTACAGCCAAG ATTGTCTGAAGTCCAGCAGCAGCTCTGCAGCACAAAACAAGAAGTGAGCGAGTTAAAGAAGCTGCTAGAAGAAGAGCGAGACCAAAGATTGGCCATTGAGAACGCACTCTCCTTGGCCGAGGAGCAGATCAGACG GCTGGAGCAGAGTGAATGGGATTCGGCCCGGACTCCTATCATTGGTGCCTGTGGCTCTCAAGAGACGTCAGTGTTGATAGACATCCCTGGCAGCAGCTGCCGAAGG ACCCGGAGTGGCGCTGGATGGAAGCGGGTTCTGCGTTCACTCTGCCATTCCCGGACCCGAGTGCCACTGCTTGCAACCATCTACTTCCTGATGGTTCACGTCCTCCTCATCCTGTGTTTCACAGGTCATCTATAA